One window of the Saccopteryx bilineata isolate mSacBil1 chromosome 2, mSacBil1_pri_phased_curated, whole genome shotgun sequence genome contains the following:
- the CREG1 gene encoding protein CREG1 isoform X1 produces MAGPARGSARALLAGLLAPALVALLVAPAARGRGGRDHGDWDAAARLPPLPPREDAARVARFVTHMCDWGALATIATQEGVSGWPFADVLSLSDGLPGAGSGVPYFYLSPLQQSVGNLQENPYATLTMSLAQTNFCRKHGFDPQSPLCAHIILAGTVTKVNETEMDIAKQSLFVRHPEMKSWPSSHNWFFAKLNITNIWVLDYFGGPKIVTPEEYYNVTFQ; encoded by the exons ATGGCCGGGCCTGCCCGCGGGTCCGCGCGCGCGCTGCTCGCCGGCCTGCTGGCGCCGGCGCTGGTCGCGCTGCTGGTGGCCCCGGCGGCGCGGGGCCGGGGCGGTCGGGACCACGGGGACTGGGATGCCGCCGCGCGCTTGCCGCCGCTGCCGCCCCGCGAGGACGCGGCGCGCGTGGCCCGTTTCGTGACGCACATGTGCGACTGGGGCGCGCTGGCTACCATCGCCACGCAGGAGGGGGTGAGCGGCTGGCCCTTCGCCGACGTGCTGTCGCTCAGCGACGGGCTCCCGGGTGCGGGCAGCGGTGTGCCCTACTTCTACCTGAGCCCCCTGCAGCAGTCGGTGGGCAACCTGCAG GAGAATCCGTACGCCACGCTGACCATGTCTTTGGCACAGACTAACTTCTGCAGGAAACATGGATTTGATCCCCAGAGTCCCCTCTGCGCTCACATCATTCTGGCTGGGACTGTCACCAAG GTGAATGAGACAGAAATGGACATTGCGAAGCAGTCACTGTTTGTTCGACACCCGGAGATGAAGTCTTGGCCTTCTAGCCACAACTGGTTCTTTGCTAAATTGAATATAACCAACATCTGGGTCCTGGACTACTTTGGTGGACCCAAAATAGTGACGCCTGAGGAATATTATAATGTCACATTCCA gTGA
- the CREG1 gene encoding protein CREG1 isoform X2 has product MAGPARGSARALLAGLLAPALVALLVAPAARGRGGRDHGDWDAAARLPPLPPREDAARVARFVTHMCDWGALATIATQEGVSGWPFADVLSLSDGLPGAGSGVPYFYLSPLQQSVGNLQENPYATLTMSLAQTNFCRKHGFDPQSPLCAHIILAGTVTKVNETEMDIAKQSLFVRHPEMKSWPSSHNWFFAKLNITNIWVLDYFGGPKIVTPEEYYNVTFQ; this is encoded by the exons ATGGCCGGGCCTGCCCGCGGGTCCGCGCGCGCGCTGCTCGCCGGCCTGCTGGCGCCGGCGCTGGTCGCGCTGCTGGTGGCCCCGGCGGCGCGGGGCCGGGGCGGTCGGGACCACGGGGACTGGGATGCCGCCGCGCGCTTGCCGCCGCTGCCGCCCCGCGAGGACGCGGCGCGCGTGGCCCGTTTCGTGACGCACATGTGCGACTGGGGCGCGCTGGCTACCATCGCCACGCAGGAGGGGGTGAGCGGCTGGCCCTTCGCCGACGTGCTGTCGCTCAGCGACGGGCTCCCGGGTGCGGGCAGCGGTGTGCCCTACTTCTACCTGAGCCCCCTGCAGCAGTCGGTGGGCAACCTGCAG GAGAATCCGTACGCCACGCTGACCATGTCTTTGGCACAGACTAACTTCTGCAGGAAACATGGATTTGATCCCCAGAGTCCCCTCTGCGCTCACATCATTCTGGCTGGGACTGTCACCAAG GTGAATGAGACAGAAATGGACATTGCGAAGCAGTCACTGTTTGTTCGACACCCGGAGATGAAGTCTTGGCCTTCTAGCCACAACTGGTTCTTTGCTAAATTGAATATAACCAACATCTGGGTCCTGGACTACTTTGGTGGACCCAAAATAGTGACGCCTGAGGAATATTATAATGTCACATTCCAGTAA